One Osmerus eperlanus chromosome 23, fOsmEpe2.1, whole genome shotgun sequence DNA segment encodes these proteins:
- the LOC134009951 gene encoding fatty acid-binding protein, intestinal-like: protein MAFNGTWKVDRNENYDKFMEQMGVNIMKRKLAEHDNLKITIEQTGDKFHIKESSTFRTKDIDFTLGVQFDYALADGTEVTGAWGMEGEMLKGQFTRKDNNKVLTTTRTLVGEELVQSFNYDGVDAKRIFKKA from the exons aTGGCCTTCAACGGAACCTGGAAAGTTGACCGCAACGAGAACTACGACAAGTTCATGGAGCAGATGG GCGTCAACATCATGAAGAGGAAACTAGCAGAGCACGACAACCTGAAGATCACCATCGAGCAGACTGGAGACAAGTTCCACATCAAAGAGTCCAGCACCTTCCGCACCAAAGACATCGACTTCACCCTGGGCGTCCAGTTTGACTATGCACTGGCCGACGGTACTGAAGTGACA GGTGcttgggggatggagggagagatgctaaAAGGCCAGTTCACCAGGAAAGACAACAACAAGGTGTTGACCACCACAAGGACGCTGGTGGGGGAAGAACTGGTGCAG AGCTTCAACTATGATGGTGTGGACGCCAAGAGGATTTTCAAGAAGGCATAA